The sequence below is a genomic window from Deinococcus aquaticus.
CTGGACCTCTCGCACACCCTCCAACGCACCAGCAGGGCACGCCACCAGACCCGCCACGCGACACGCTCCGCGCACCAGCAGGACACGCCGGCCAGCACCCCAGTCACCCGTCACCACCCCACGTACTCAACCCTGCACCAGCCTCCACCCCATGCCCGGCGGGCGGAACAGGCGGCCCAAGAAGGCGGGTTCCTCACGCCTCGGCCTAGGCCTACGGAGGGTGGGCAACGTACACTAATTCAAGTGCCCGCAGAGGCGGGGAACAGCAGGGCCGGAAGCGGGGGAACAGGGGCGGAAAGTTGGACTAGTTAAGCCAAAAGGGGGGTTTGGGTCGGACTAGTGGATGACCACATGCATGACGATGGCTATTCACCGAAGTGGTAGTGGCGTTTGAGCTTGTCTCGTGCCGCTGATATCGAGAACTGCCAATTCGCCCGCACAGACCGCGCGTTGCGGTCTGTTTCCCACGCCAGCAGTTCCGCCTCGACGGCATCCACACTGGCTAAGCGCTGCCCCAGACACTGTCGTTGCAGGACTGACCACTCCAGTTCCGCCATGTTGAGCCACGACGCATGTTTGGGCGTGTACACCCACTCGAAGCGTCGGCTCAGCCGACGCGCCTCCTCGGCCGGGAGATGTTGATACAGCGCGGCTGGACTGTGCGTAGACAGCTGATCCAGCACCAGCACGATCGTGTCCGCTGCCGCGTACCGCACGTCCAGCGCCTGGAGCTCCGCCGCGAACTCGGCGTTGCCTCGCCGTTCCGTGACCGTCACCGTGCGCTGACCCATCAGCGGTTCGAAGGCCACGAAGAAATTCACCGTGCCACAGCGTTTGTATTCATGATCAACCCGTGCCGGGTGTCCCGGCACTGGTGGCAGTGGATCGCGCACGTGATCGAGCATCTGGTAGGACTTCTCGTCGAAGCAGATCACCGGCCGACGGGCATCGTAGGGCAGGGCGTAGGTGTCCAATACGGCTTCCATGCGCCACACGAAGTCCGCGCCTACCTGGGCGACACACCAACTCTCGACCTGCCACGGCTTGAGGACGTTTTTTTCAGCGTACGCCGGACGGTTTCATCACTGATGCTGTCCACCACCCCCAGCGTCACCAGGCGATCAGCCAGCAACTGCATCGTCCAGGTTTCGCGTCCGACGGGCGCGGAGCACACTTCGGCAATGAGGATGGCCGTCCCATGAGCATTCAGTTTGGGCGGCTGTTTCGGCCGGGCCCTTTCGTACAGGGCGGCCTGAAGGCCGCCCTGTACGAACTTGCGCCGGATGGAGGCTACGGTCACGGTGCTGACCCCCACCCGCTCGGCGACGTCCCGATCCTTCAGTCCCTGGTCACTGAGCAGTAACAGGCGGGCGCGGGTCATGACCCGCGCACTGTGGACGCCTTTGCGGGTCATGTCTGTCAGTTCCTGCCGCTCGTTTGCCGTCAACACCACCACAAACTGTTTCTTTCGCCCCATCCCTCAGCTTAGATCAAGCCAAGCCTGTGGTCATCCACTAGAACAGAAAATGCGCTGAGCACAGATTCTGCTTTCCCGCACGTACCGGTTCCGTCGGGAGGCAACACGATGGATACGACGTTCTCTCAAACGTCATCCGAAGGATGCGTGATGGTCTTTTCGCGTGCTAGACGTGATTCAACCCAAGTTGTCCGGTCCTGAAGCGCGTCTCCATTCTTGAGCGTCTGTTGTATGACGCGTACTGCTCTGACCCTCACGTGCCCTGCAAGTCCGTCTTTGGCACTGGCGGATCGACTGGCGGCGGTGTGCTCTGGTCTTCAGCCCGCGGGCCTGGTGAGGATGCTGAGATGAGGCAAGGTTGCGTGAGAGGGGAAGGTAGCATGGCGCGAACCGGATAGGAGGGGACGGCTGGCATGCCCCGAGCAGGGCGGCCATCCGGCCGCTGTGGCCCGTCCCTGAACCCGCCGGATCAGCACCTGCTCGGCCTTCAGGGAAGCGTGTGCGGGGCCCGTCGTGCGCAGTTCCCCCTGATCCGGGTCACCTGCAGGGTTCACCAAGGAGATCCGCCATGAAAAAGACCATGCTGTTCGTTCTGTCCGCGCTGGCCCTGACCAGCACCGCCACTGCCGCGAGTGTCCGCGACACCATCTGCCAGGACGGCGTGTTCAATGCTGGTGTGAAAAGCGACTCCGCGCCGTTCGGCTTCATCGACGAGAACGGCACGCAGGTCGGCTTCGACGTGGATATCGTCAAGGAGATCACCAAGGACCTCACCGCGTACTGCAAGAAACCGGTGCGCCTGGTCATGAAGACCGTCACGGGTTCCAACCGCATTCCGTTCGTGCAGAACGGCACTGTGGATCTTGCGGCCGCCACCGCCACGATCACCTACGCCCGCCTGGACGTCGTGGATTTCAGCAATCCCTATTTCGTGGACGGCGTGCGCATGCTGGTGCCGACTGGTAGTGAGGTCAAAGCCCTGCGTGACCTGAACGGGAAGGCCGTGGGGACGGTGCAGGGCACCACCGGTGAGAACATCGTCAAGACCCAGGCCAAGACGGCCAAAGTCACGTCCTTCCAGCAGTACACCGACGCGTTCACGGCGCTGCAGCAGGGCCGCATCCAGGCCATCGTCACGGACTCCACCATCCTGCTCGGCCTGAAGGTCGGGGCGCCGGATCCCAAGAAGTGGAGTGTCGTGGGGCCCTTCCTGAGTCAGGAGCCCTACGGCCTGATCATGAAGCAGTCGGACAGCCCCTGGCGTAACTTCGTCAACGAATCGCTCTCCCGGATGGCCTCGGACGGCACGTACCGCAAGATCACCAGCAAGTGGTTCGGCAGCGCCAGCAAGTACGACCTGCCGGGCCTGAAAACCACCATGACCGTCCCGGCCGTGTTCCCCGTCCGCCGGTAAACAGCACGGTTCCACCGGGGGAGGCGGGGTCCTGCAACCTGGGCCGCCTCCCCATTCATGTCCGGGAGGCCCTCTTTGACCAGAAATACTGCCGTCCAGACGCTGTCCGGCCTGATCGTGATCCTGGCGTTCGGGCTGGCGGCCGTGCAGATCCGCCAGGGCCTGCAGGCTCAGAACATCGTGCTCGACTGGGGCATCTTCCGCCAGCCCAGCTCGCTCACCCAGGGGACGTACGCCACGACGATCCTCCTGGGCCTCTTGACCACCATCAAGCTCGCGGCCCTGGGACTGGGGCTCGCCCTGACGCTCGGCACCGCCGTGGGCCTCGGCCGACTCAGCGTGAACCCGGTCGTGTCGCGCCTGTGTGCCGCGTACGTGGGCTTGTTCCGCAACACGCCGCTGCTGGTGCAGTTCTTCTTCTGGAACTTCGCGGCCATTCCGCTGTTGCCGGCCGGGCCGCGCGAGTGGCTGTACGCCCACAAACCGGAGCAGTGGGCGACCGTCGCCGCGTTGGGTGTCTACACGGCTGCCTTCGTGGCGGAAACGGTGCGCGCGGGCATCCAGGGACTGCCCGCCGGCCAGACCGAGGCGGCGCGGTCCCTGGGCATGCCTGAACACCTGATCACACGCCGGATCATTCTCCCGCAGGCCTTCCGGTCGGTGCTGCCCCCCCTGGGCAGTCAGGCGCTGAACCTCACGAAGAACTCCTCGCTCGCGTCCCAGATCGGCGTGACGGAACTGTTCTTCCAGGGGAGCCAGATCCAGGCGACCACGTTCCGGGGTTTCGAGTCGATTGCCGCCATCGCCCTGGGGTACCTGGTGTTGAGCGCCGTCATCACGGCCGGGGTTCGCCTGCTCGAACGCCGCTTCGCGCAGGGGGCGGTCCGGTGAACGCGGCTGGACTGTCGTTCCTCGTTCCTGGTCTCGGGCACCTGCTCACCCGCCAGACCTCTGGCGGCGTGAAGAGCGCCCTGCTCGCCACTCTCACCTGGACTCTGGTCGTGCGGACCCTGCCGGGCGGGTTCTCCGTTCCGCTGCTCCTGTGTCTCGCGGCGGCCCTGGTGGTGCACGCCGGCGCAGGGTTGAGTGCCCGCAGTGGGGCGCACCGTGGGGAGAGTGCGGCCGCTACCCGGCGTGCCCGGGCCGATCAACGGCGCTGGAGCACGCTGAGTAGCGCGGCCGTGGTCCTGGCCCTGCTTGGCCTGACCGTACAGTGGGCCCTGTCCCTGCCCGGCTGGAGTGAGATCAGCCGCAACCTGCCGTTCTTCCTGATGGGCAAGTTGCGCTCCGGGGAGTACGACCCGCTGCGCTGGCGCCTCTCTGGTCTGCTGCTGCCCGCACTGGGTCTGCTGCTCGCCTGGGCCCTCTCCCGCGTCCGTCACATGCCGGTCTGGCCTCCGGCGCTCAGCGTGGCGCTCGGCCTGGTCAGCGGCAGCGCCGTGCTGTGGCCCCTCCTGGTGCCCGAGACGGTCCTGGGTGGCTTCGCCCTGTCCGTGGTCCTGACCTTCCTCGCCCTGACCCTGGCCGTGCCGCTGGGGCTGCTCGCGGGCATCATGCGGGTTAGTACACTGCCCGTGATCCGGCTGATCGCCACGGTGTACATCGATCTGTTCCGCGCGGTCCCGCTGATCGTCTGGGTGTTCGGCGCGTTCCTGCTGCTGCCCTACATGCTGGGCACCGGCACGCAGTTCCCGTCGGTCGTCCTGGCGCTGGCCACCTTCACTGGCGCGTACTTCGCTGAGATTGTCCGGGCGGGCATCCAGAGCCTGCCGCAGGGACAGAGTGAGGCGGCGCGTTCGCTCGGCCTGACCGGCACGCAGACCATGCTGCGCGTCGTTCTCCCGCAGGCCCTGAGACGGATGGTGCCGCCCCTGCTGGGTCAGACCATCACGCTGTTCAAGGACACCAGTCTGGTGAGCATCGTCGGCATGGCGGAACTGGCCGGCACCGGCCGGATCACTGCCAACCGCCTGGTGAGCGCCACGTTCGAGATCTACCTGGCGATCTCACTGCTGTACTTCCTGGTGGCGTCCGCCCTGAGTGTGGTGGCAGACCGCCTGGAACGCGCGCCCGGGGTGCCTGGGCGCAGGAGAACCCTATGATCCACGTGGAGAACGTCGGCAAGACCTTCGGTGAGTTCCAGGCCCTGCAGGGCGTCAGCGTCGACATTCCCGCCGGGCAGGTGGTTGTAGTGCTCGGGCCGTCCGGGAGCGGGAAGAGCACCTTCATCCGCACCCTCAACGCCCTGGCCCCGCACGACAGTGGGCAGATCACGGTCGGCGGCGTGATCCTTGAGGACGGCGCGCCCCTTGACCAGATCCGCCGGCGCATCGGAATGGTCTTCCAGAACTTCAACCTCTTCCCACACCTCAGTGTGCTGGAGAACGTCATCCTGGCGCCCCGGGACGTGAAACGCGTCCCGAGAGCCGAGGCGGAGCGTCAGGGCCTGGACCTGCTGCGCCGGGTGGGGATCGAGGAGCAGGCGCACAAGTACCCGGCGCAGCTGTCCGGCGGCCAGCAGCAGCGCGTGGCGATCGCGCGGTCGCTGGCCATGGCGCCGGAAGTCATGCTGTTCGACGAGCCCACCAGCGCCCTGGACCCGGAAATGATCAAGGAGGTGCTCGACGTGATGCGTGACCTGGCGCGTTCGGGCATGACCATGGTGGTCGTCACGCACGAGATGGGCTTTGCGCGCGAGGTCGCCGACCGCATCCTGTTCTTCGATGGGGGCAAGCTCATGGTCGACGCGCCGCCTGGTGAATTCTTCCACTCGCCGCATCCGCGTGTGCAGCAGTTCCTGGGGAAAGTGCTCGGTCACTGAGCCGCGAAACACCGCTTTGGCCACCGATTCATGCCCCAGTTGGTGGCCGGGCACGTTCACTCCAGAGCCGTGTTCATCCATGGGGACTGAGGGTTGCTGGCGAACTCCACGTGGGACGGCTGTTTCGTCTCTTTGCCCCGAGTAGGTCGCGGGAGGCAAGAGATGAAATCCCCCAAGTGTGTCGTGCGGCGTCTCATAGCCGGAACAACAGGGCCTGGACGGAAGGTTGATCCTGCAGGACGCCGCTGGTTGGCTCTCGAGGATCACGGTACCCTCCCGGCCGGCTGGCTATCCAGGGCATCCCGCTCCGGTTGCCCACATCCTGATGCATCACAGGAACCCTCATGTCACGACTGCTCCTCCTGTCCGTCCCTGCTGCCCTGCTGGGTTTCACCTCTGCCGCCACCCCCCTGCTGGGCGCCCCCTATTTGCCTCAGACTACGTTGACATCTTCGTTCTGCCGCGCGGCCCGCTGCCCGGACGTGAAACCCGTCCTGACGGGCGACAAGTTTGCCGACGCGAGCGAACTGTTCCGGGTGTACCGCTACCCCCTGAACCTCGCCGGGACGGGCATCATCCTCGCGGAACTGACCGCCCGCACCCGACCAGACGGACGGCTGGATGTTCTGAAGTTCGAATTTCTGGTGCCGATCCGGCGAGGGGTGCAGGCGGCCCGCCCCATCCTGAACGACTGGCTCCGACTGGCCGGACTTCCAGCCAGTGCCGCTCAGGCCTGCCTGCAGACTCTGGACCGCGCCTCCACGGCAGCGCTGAAGGGGCTGCCCAGTACGCTTGAAGGGAGCTGTACCGCCGAGAATGGCCGGGCCGGATACCGGATCGTCCGGTTCGCGGTCAGCCTGAAGGACACCCTGTAGACCATAGTCCGGCCTATCAACCATGGACGCTCCGGAACTGCCGATCAGTTGAATTCTCTGCCTGCGAACGCGAAGCCGACGTTGCGGTTGTCGGGCAGCCAGAAGCACTCACCCTGCACGGTGGTGACGGGATCCAGGCGCAGTACGCCCAGGGCGTCCGGGCCGTAGCCGTCATCAATGAAGTCCCGTGTGTACTGGTTGCGTTTGAGGCTGTCGACGCAGGCCCACAGCTTCGCGCTGGTCGCGCGGCCCCGCGCGAGGTCCTGCATCCAGCCTGCGACGAGGTTGAGGCGGGTGGGCGTCCAGCGGTCCTGCACCCGCACCGGCACGAAGGACACCTGCCCCAGGTGAAGCTGCCCGTTGAAGACGCCCAGGTCGTAGGAGAGCAGGAACGACTCTGCGCCGCGCGTGACGCGCAGGACGGTGGCGCCCTTCAGCAGGGTCTGAGCGTGCCCGGCGTGGAGGGCAGAGGGGGCGACCCGCACGCACCGGCCCGCACAGACGCGAGTTACCCAGGCCTGCAGGCTCTTCTGGGTGAGGGGCGTGAAGAGCGGGCCGTCGTTCCCCTGCGCCGACCCTATTCCGGTGGTGGCCAAGAGTGCGAGCATCGCACTCCGCCTGAATCCCGCTTGCACTGCCGTCCGGTTCTTCATGCCCGCAGGGTACCGGGCGCAGGTATGAAGGCCAGGGGTATCTGCGATCCCTGCTGTTGCCGACGAGTATGAATCGGGGTCGCACTAGTGGATGACCACATGCATGACGATGGCTATTCACCGAAGTGGTAGTGGCGTTTGAGCTTGTCTCGTGCCGCTGATATCGAGAACTGCCAATTCGCCCGCACAGACCGCGCGTTGCGGTCTGTTTCCCACGCCAGCAGTTCCGCCTCGACGGCATCCACACTGGCTAAGCGCTGCCCCAGACACTGTCGTTGCAGGACTGACCACTCCAGTTCCGCCATGTTGAGCCACGACGCATGTTTGGGCGTGTACACCCACTCGAAGCGTCGGCTCAGCCGACGCGCCTCCTCGGCCGGGAGATGTTGATACAGCGCGGCTGGACTGTGCGTAGACAGCTGATCCAGCACCAGCACGATCGTGTCCGCTGCCGCGTACCGCACGTCCAGCGCCTGGAGCTCCGCCGCGAACTCGGCGTTGCCTCGCCGTTCCGTGACCGTCACCGTGCGCTGACCCATCAGCGGTTCGAAGGCCACGAAGAAATTCACCGTGCCACAGCGTTTGTATTCATGATCAACCCGTGCCGGGTGTCCCGGCACTGGTGGCAGTGGATCGCGCACGTGATCGAGCATCTGGTAGGACTTCTCGTCGAAGCAGATCACCGGCCGACGGGCATCGTAGGGCAGGGCGTAGGTGTCCAATACGGCTTCCATGCGCCACACGAAGTCCGCGCCTACCTGGGCGACACACCAACTCTCGACCTGCCACGGCTTGAGGACGTTTTTTTCAGCGTACGCCGGACGGTTTCATCACTGATGCTGTCCACCACCCCCAGCGTCACCAGGCGATCAGCCAGCAACTGCATCGTCCAGGTTTCGCGTCCGACGGGCGCGGAGCACACTTCGGCAATGAGGATGGCCGTCCCATGAGCATTCAGTTTGGGCGGCTGTTTCGGCCGGGCCCTTTCGTACAGGGCGGCCTGAAGGCCGCCCTGTACGAACTTGCGCCGGATGGAGGCTACGGTCACGGTGCTGACCCCCACCCGCTCGGCGACGTCCCGATCCTTCAGTCCCTGGTCACTGAGCAGTAACAGGCGGGCGCGGGTCATGACCCGCGCACTGTGGACGCCTTTGCGGGTCATGTCTGTCAGTTCCTGCCGCTCGTTTGCCGTCAACACCACCACAAACTGTTTCTTTCGCCCCATCCCTCAGCTTAGATCAAGCCAAGCCTGTGGTCATCCACTAGTTAACCCAATATTATTTGGACTGGTTAACCCAATATTCGGTGACTAGTTAACCCAATATTATTTCTGGACTGGGGCTAAATACACTAATTAACCGATCGGTCAGGGGTTTGGGGCCTTCATCCACCGCCCTGGGAACCCCGCTCGTCGGCTCTCTGATCGCCGCTGACCACCCTGCTGGGAACGATGCACCCGGCACCTCGCCTGGGCTGACCGGTGCGCGGCCTGCCAGGAGCAGGACCTGCACCGCCTCGCCCGGAACTCCTGGCGGTCCCGCGCAGGTCCAGATCGGTCTCTCGGTAGGCCCGGTTTCCCTCCCTTCGCGGCCTGCGGAACGCGCCTCGCGCACCTGTACCCAGATCGGGAACACAGCGGGTTTTGGAGGCTCGAAATCGCGCACTTCGGCGGGTCATGTCGCGCACTCGTGACCCTCACTGGTCGCGCTTTCGGCAAGCACAGGTCACTGCATCGAGCGTCGATCTGACCACCTCAGATCCCGTCATCGAGTCGTCGCGCGACGGTCGCCAGACCCTCACTGGACACCCGGCCTCCCCCCTGCGGACCATCGCCCGCTAACCTCCAGGCACTGGTCACACCTCCCAACCTCGGCGTCACTCCCGTTCATGAGTCGCCCTTGCGCCTGAACATCAGGCCTCCTTCCGGCGTCACGGGTCAGTGGTTGAGAGAGGTCGGCGCTCCTTCGTCGGTGCTCTCGGGTCGCCCTTCGGTCTGGCAGTTCGCTGCACTTCCCCCTGCACTCCCGGCACCAGTGACCGTCACGCCTCGTCAGTCCTAGGCTGCCGTCACTGCTTCCTGAGTCGGTCACTCCGCCCGGCCGTCCCGTCACGGGACGCCCCGCCTCCCCTTCCCCCCTGGCCTTCCGAAGTCAGTGTCGGGTGACACTGACCGTCCAGACCTCGCTGCAACTCCTGGTCCTGACCCTCGCCCCGGCCTGAAACTCCGGCTGCTTCGACGGGTCACGGGTCGCCCATTGAGAGAGGGCAGTCGTCA
It includes:
- a CDS encoding IS630 family transposase (programmed frameshift), encoding MGRKKQFVVVLTANERQELTDMTRKGVHSARVMTRARLLLLSDQGLKDRDVAERVGVSTVTVASIRRKFVQGGLQAALYERARPKQPPKLNAHGTAILIAEVCSAPVGRETWTMQLLADRLVTLGVVDSISDETVRRTLKKTFLKPWQVESWCVAQVGADFVWRMEAVLDTYALPYDARRPVICFDEKSYQMLDHVRDPLPPVPGHPARVDHEYKRCGTVNFFVAFEPLMGQRTVTVTERRGNAEFAAELQALDVRYAAADTIVLVLDQLSTHSPAALYQHLPAEEARRLSRRFEWVYTPKHASWLNMAELEWSVLQRQCLGQRLASVDAVEAELLAWETDRNARSVRANWQFSISAARDKLKRHYHFGE
- a CDS encoding transporter substrate-binding domain-containing protein — translated: MKKTMLFVLSALALTSTATAASVRDTICQDGVFNAGVKSDSAPFGFIDENGTQVGFDVDIVKEITKDLTAYCKKPVRLVMKTVTGSNRIPFVQNGTVDLAAATATITYARLDVVDFSNPYFVDGVRMLVPTGSEVKALRDLNGKAVGTVQGTTGENIVKTQAKTAKVTSFQQYTDAFTALQQGRIQAIVTDSTILLGLKVGAPDPKKWSVVGPFLSQEPYGLIMKQSDSPWRNFVNESLSRMASDGTYRKITSKWFGSASKYDLPGLKTTMTVPAVFPVRR
- a CDS encoding amino acid ABC transporter permease; amino-acid sequence: MTRNTAVQTLSGLIVILAFGLAAVQIRQGLQAQNIVLDWGIFRQPSSLTQGTYATTILLGLLTTIKLAALGLGLALTLGTAVGLGRLSVNPVVSRLCAAYVGLFRNTPLLVQFFFWNFAAIPLLPAGPREWLYAHKPEQWATVAALGVYTAAFVAETVRAGIQGLPAGQTEAARSLGMPEHLITRRIILPQAFRSVLPPLGSQALNLTKNSSLASQIGVTELFFQGSQIQATTFRGFESIAAIALGYLVLSAVITAGVRLLERRFAQGAVR
- a CDS encoding amino acid ABC transporter permease encodes the protein MNAAGLSFLVPGLGHLLTRQTSGGVKSALLATLTWTLVVRTLPGGFSVPLLLCLAAALVVHAGAGLSARSGAHRGESAAATRRARADQRRWSTLSSAAVVLALLGLTVQWALSLPGWSEISRNLPFFLMGKLRSGEYDPLRWRLSGLLLPALGLLLAWALSRVRHMPVWPPALSVALGLVSGSAVLWPLLVPETVLGGFALSVVLTFLALTLAVPLGLLAGIMRVSTLPVIRLIATVYIDLFRAVPLIVWVFGAFLLLPYMLGTGTQFPSVVLALATFTGAYFAEIVRAGIQSLPQGQSEAARSLGLTGTQTMLRVVLPQALRRMVPPLLGQTITLFKDTSLVSIVGMAELAGTGRITANRLVSATFEIYLAISLLYFLVASALSVVADRLERAPGVPGRRRTL
- a CDS encoding amino acid ABC transporter ATP-binding protein, with the protein product MIHVENVGKTFGEFQALQGVSVDIPAGQVVVVLGPSGSGKSTFIRTLNALAPHDSGQITVGGVILEDGAPLDQIRRRIGMVFQNFNLFPHLSVLENVILAPRDVKRVPRAEAERQGLDLLRRVGIEEQAHKYPAQLSGGQQQRVAIARSLAMAPEVMLFDEPTSALDPEMIKEVLDVMRDLARSGMTMVVVTHEMGFAREVADRILFFDGGKLMVDAPPGEFFHSPHPRVQQFLGKVLGH